The genome window TCGTACTCATCACGGCAGAGCGCGGCGCTCTCCCGAAGATCGGCGAAGAGCTCGCGGCCGTTGAGGGCGTGTCGGAGGTGTACTCGGTCACCGGCGAGATCGACTTCGTCGTGATGGTGCGCGCCCGGGAGCACGAGGAGCTCGCCGACATCGTGACTCGGCGCATCGCGCAGGTGCCCGGCGTCGCGCGCACGCACACCCACGTCGCATTTCGCGCCTACTCGAAGCTCGACCTGGAGACCGTCTTCGGCCTAGGGAGTCCTCGCTAGGGTCGCAGGCCCGCGCTTGACAGGTTTCGAATTTGAGATTACGCCTAGCCGCGCTAGGTATGTGGGCGTGAAGGGGGAGATCCTCCGGGGGCATCTCGACATGCTCTTGCTGGCTGCGGTGGCGCGCGGGCCGGCCCATGGCTACGCGCTCATCGACCTCGTGAACGCCGACAGCGGCGGGGTATTCGATCTGCAGCAAGGCACCGTCTACCCGATCCTGCATCGGCTCGAGCAAGAGAACCTGATCAAGGGTCGGTGGGTCGCCCACGCCGGGCGACAGCGGAGGGAATACGAGATCACCAGCGACGGCCGCGACCGGCTGGACGCCGCTCGCGCGGACTGGAAGCGCTTCTCGCGCGGAGTCCGTGGCGTGATTGGCGAGGCGACGTGACCGTGACCACGCAGGTCCTGCGGGACTACCTCGCGAAGCTGGAGAGCGAGCTTCCCTTCGGAAGGAAAGAGAAACGCGAGATCCTGCTCGAGGCGGAGGACCACCTCATCGAGGACGCACAGCGCGATGAGGCCACCGGCATGAACATCGACGAGGCCGAGCGTCGAGCCACCCGTCGCTTCGGCGATCCGCAGACGCTGGCGCGGCGGTTCGCGGAGGAGCGGGCACCCGCGATCGAGCTGCGCAACGTCACGAAGCGCTTTCTCACACCTGCTGGCACCGCGTATACCGCTCTTCGCGACCTGAGCCTGAGCGTTCAGGTGGGCGAGTTCTGCGCCGTCGTCGGCCCGACAGGCTGCGGGAAGTCGACGATGCTCGCGCTGATCTCGGGGCTCGAGCCGGCAAGCGAGGGCGAGGTCCTCGTCGACGCTGAGCCGGTGACTGGCGTCAGCAAGGCCGTCGGCTACGTGTTCCAGGTCGACGCGGTGTTCCCGTGGAAGAACGTACTCGACAACGTCGCGACGGGTCCGCGACTGCGAGGTGTCGAGCGCGGCGAGGCCGAACGCTTGGCGCGGGACTGGATCTCCCGCGTCGGGCTCTCCGGCTTCGAGCGGTACTACCCCCATCAGTTGTCGGGCGGCATGAGGAAGCGTGCGGCGCTCGCGCAAACGCTCATCAACGAGCCGCGCATCCTGCTCATGGACGAGCCGTTCAGTGCTCTCGACGTGCAGACGCGTACCTTGATGGAGAACGAGCTGCTGCAGCTGTGGTCGGCCACGCGCGCTTCGGTCGTCTTCGTCACGCACGACCTCGAGGAGGCGATCGCCCTCGCCGATCGTGTCGTCGTGATCACCGCCGGGCCCGGCACGGTCAAGGGCGTCTACCACGTCGATCTGCCGCGCCCGCGCAACGTCAGCGAGATCCGCTTCCATCCGGAGTTCGCCCGGATCTATCAAGAGATATGGAACGATCTCAGAGACGAGGTGCTGGTGAGCTATGAGCGCTCTAAGCGCATCGTCTCGTAGCGGCGTCGTCGGTCCCGAGCCCACGAGCGGCGATCGCGCACGCGCGCGGGCGCGGACGAATCGTCGAGTGCTCGTCAACGCACTGCGGATCGCCGTCGCGGTGCTGGTGCTCGGTCTCTGGGAGCTCGGCACCTCCCAGGGCGAGGCGGGCCTGATCGACCCCTTCTTCTACGGAAGGCCGTCGGGCATCGCGTCGCAGCTCTGGAGCTGGATCCAGAACGGCACTGCGCAGGGGCCCTTGTGGCTGCAGGTAGCGACGACGCTCGAAGAGGCGGCCCTGGGGTTCCTCGTAGGCGTCGGTCTCGGCATCGTGTTCGGAGTCGCGCTCGGCCGCATCCGCTTGCTGGCCGACGTCTTCGCGCCCTACATCAAGGCCCTCAACGCGATGCCGCGCGTTGTACTCGGATCGATCTTCATCATCACGATCGGCTACGGGATCTGGTCGAAGGTCGCGCTCGCGGTCGTGCTCGTCTTCTTCGTGGTCTTCTTCAACGCGTTCCAAGGCGTGCGCGAGGTCGATCGCGTGCTCTTGGCCAACGCCCGCATCCTCGGCGCCAGCGAGCGGCAGCTCTCCACGCACGTCATCTTTCCGTCCGCGCTCTCGTGGATCCTCGCGAGCCTTCACACAAGCTTCGGCTTCGCGCTGGTCGGCGCGGTCGTCGGCGAGTACCTCGGCGCGATCCACGGCATCGGGCTGGTCATCGCGACGGCGCAGGCCACGTTCAACCCGAACGGCGTCTTCGCGGCGATGTTCATCCTGGCCATCGTCGCGCTTACGGCCGAGTTCGCGATGACCTGGCTCGAGAACCGTCTCATCAAATGGCGTCCGAACACCATGACCGACATGCAACACATCTAGCGAAACCAAGGAGGAACGCGCATGCGTCGTACGTTCGCAACAATCGGTCTCATCGCGACGGTGGTCGTCGCCGCCTGCGGCGGCGCGGCCACTCCAAGCGCCAATCCGAGCACCAATCCCACCGCCAGCGCCGCCGGCACGGCCGAGCCATTCGCTCTCACGATCATGGTCGGCGGCCTGAACAAGCAGATCTACCTGCCGAACAAGCTCACCGAGGCCCTCGGCTACTTCAAGGAGCAGAACCTGACCGTGACGCTGATCGATGAGCCATCCGGGAAGGACTCGACCACGGCGCTCATCGCGAGCGAGGTCGAAGGCGCGTCGGGCTCGTACGACCACACGATCGACGTGCAGGGCCTCGGCAAGAGCCTCGTCGAAGTCGTCCAGCTTCTGCGCGCGCCGGGCGAGGCCGAGATGGTCGCGACGGCCAAGGCTGGCGAGATCAAGTCCGCCGCCGACTTCAAGGGCCGCAAGCTCGGCGTGACCTCGATCGGTTCGGGCACGCACGGCCTCACGCAGTATCTCGCCGTCAAGAACGGCATCGCCGTCGATCAGTTCACGCCGATCGCGGTCGGCGCCGGCGACACGTTCATCGCCGCGATCAAACAGGGCACCATCGAAGCAGGTATGACCACCGAGCCCACGATCTCGCGCCTCCTAAAGACTGGAGACGCCAAGGTGCTCATTGACCTGCGCACGCCCGAAGGCACGCGCGCTGCCCTCGGCGGCGACTACCCGTTCATCTCCATCTACATGCGGTCGGACTGGGTAGCCAGCCACAAGCCGCAGGTCCAACGTGTCGTGAACGCCTATGTGAAGACGCTCAAGTGGATCGCGACACACACGCCGCAGGAGATCGCGGACAAGCTTCCCGCCGACTACTACGCGGGCGACAAGGACCTCTATCTGGCCGCCCTGACCGGCAGCATGCCGATGTTCAGCCCCGACGGAAAGATGCCGGCCGGCGCACCGGACTTCGTGCTGAAGGTGCTGCAGACCTACAACAAGAACGTCCAGGGCAAGACCATCGACGTCTCCAAGACGTTCACCAACGAGTTCGCCGACGCGGCGAAGTGAGCTAGCACCCTAGAGGCGGCGAGGGAACGATCGGCGCCACCCGCCTGGTCGTTCCCTCGCTCGCCTAGACTCGGCCTGATGCAGGCCGTGGTCATGGCCGGCGGCGAGGGGAGCCGCCTGCGCCCCCTGACGATCAATCGGCCCAAGCCGATGGTCTCGATCGTCAATAAGCCTTGTCTCGGGCACATCTTCGATCTGCTCCAGCGCCACGGCATCCACGACGCGTTCGTGACGCTGCAGTACCTCGCGTCGCAGATCCAGGACAGCTTCGGCGACGGCGGCGCGGTGGGCATGCGCCTCAGATACAGCGTCGAGGAGTCGCCCCTCGGCACGGGCGGCTCGGTCCGGCAGATCGGCGAGGCGCTCGACGACACGTTCATCGTCATCTCCGGCGATGCGCTGACCGACATCGACCTTACGAAGGTCATCGCGTTCCACCGCGAGCGCAAGGCCGCCGTTACGCTCACGCTGTATCACGTCGCGAATCCGCTCGAGTACGGCGTCGTCATCACCGGCGAGGACGGACGGATCTCGAAGTTCCTCGAGAAACCGTCGTGGGGCGAGGTCTTCTCCGACACGATCAACACCGGCATCTACGTGATCGAGCCGCGGGTGCTCGAGCGGTACAAGCCCGGCGAGGCGTTCGACTTCAGCAAGGATCTCTTCCCCGCGCTCCTCGCCGAGGGCGAGCCGCTGTACGGGTACATCGCGTCGGGCTACTGGACCGACATCGGATCCATCCCGGAGTACGCGCGCGCGAACGCGGACCTGCTCCAGGGCCGCCTGACGGCTAGTCCGCTCGGCCGCGAGGTCCAGCCCGGCGTGTTCACGAATGGCGAGGTCGTGATCGACGAGTCCGCGCGCATCACCGGCCCGGTCTATCTCGGCAACGGCGTGAAGATCGGACCGCAGGCCGAGATCGTTGGCCCCACGGTCCTCCGTGACTACGTGACGGTCGACGTTGGAGCGCTCATCGACCGCTCGATCGTGTGGCGCAACAGCTACATCGGCGAGCGCGCCGAGCTGCACGGGACCATCGTCGGCCGGCAGTGCGCGCTCAAATCGCGCGTGACCCTCGAGGAGGGGAGCGTCGTCGGCGATCACTGCATCGTGAACGAGAACGCGCGCGTTCGCAGTCAGGTGAAGATCTGGCCGGACAAACAGATCGAGAGCGGCGCCGTCGTTGGGTCGAGCCTTATCTGGGGCTCGCAGGGCCGTCGCGCGCTCTTCGGCCGCTTCGGCGTCACGGGACTGGTGAACATCGATCTCACGGCGGAGTTCTGCGCCCGCCTCGGCGCGGCCTATGCGTCGACGCTGCCGCAGGGCACCACCGTGACGATGAACCGCGACCAGCATCGCTCGAGCCGCATGCTCAAACGAGCGCTCATGGCCGGAATCGTGTCCACCGGAGTTCACGTTGCCGACCTGCTGCAGGCTCCACTGCCCATCGGTCGCCACCACACCCGGCGGCTGGGTGCGAGCGGTGGCGTGCACGTGCGCGTTTCGCCGTTCGATGCGCGCGTGTGCGACGTGAAGTTCTTCGACCGCCAGGCGCTCGACATGGACAAGGCGCAGGAGCGCAAGGTCGAGACCGTGTTCTTCCGCGAGGACATCCGCCGTGTTGGATATGCCGACGTCGGTCGCATCTCTGAGTCAACCCGCGTCGGCGAGGCGTACAGCGAGGCCTTCCTGGCCGAGATCGTCCATCGCAAGGAGATCGCCGAACGCAACTTCAAGATCGTCGTCAACTACTCCCACGGCACCGCCGCGCAGTTCCTTCCGCCGCTTCTCAGCACCCTCGGCATCGAGCTCATCGCCATCAACGGTGTGGTGTCCGAGGACGTCGGCTCACGTTCGTTCGACGAGTTCCAGAACGAGCGGCGCGAGCTCGCGGCGATCGTCGCGGCACTCAACGCGTCCGCCGGCGTGATCATCGACGCCGGTGGCGAGAAGGTCTTCTTCGTCGACGACAAAGGCCGCAACCTCAACGACATGCACTTCCTCGCGGCATTCGCCGCACTGACGGCACGCGTGACGCCGGGCGTCGTGGCGGTGCCCGTGTATGCGCCCTCGGCGATCGAGAGCGCCGTCGCGGAATTCGGCGGAAAGGTGCAGCGCGTGCGCGCCTCCGCTGAGGCGCAGATGAACCTCGCCGCGCGCGAGCATCCGCTCGTGGTCGGCGACGGCGTCGGTGGCTTCATCTTCCCGCGCTTCCACCCTTCCTACGACGGGCTCTTCGCGACGGTGCGCCTGCTCGAGCTTCTGGCCGTCACTGGCAAGACCCTCGCCGAAGTCATGGACGAGACGCCGCCCGCGAATGTGGCGCGGCTTCAGGTGCCGTGCGAGTGGGAGCGCAAAGGCCGCGTGATGCGCGTACTCGCGCAGGACCCGCGGACCGAGCACACACGACAGATCGACGGCGTGAAGCACCAGAACGACGGAGAATGGGTGCTCGTGCTCCCCGACGGAGACCGCCCGCTCTTCAACGTGTACGCCGAGGCCAAGGACGAGGCGCGGGCCTGGAGCCTCGCGCAGGAGTACGCCGACCGCCTCGAGCAGCTGCGGACCGAGGTTTGAGCGTCCGCGTCGCGATCGCACAGTGCGCGCCGGCGCTCGGCGCGTTCAAGCGGAACATCGCGATGCACGAGGAATGGATCGGCCGAGCGCAGAGCGCTCGCGCGCAGCTCGTGGTGTTCCCTGAGTTGTCGCTCACGGGCTACTACCTGAAGGATCTGGCGGGTGACATCGCGTGCGCGGCGGATGACGAACGCCTGAAGCCGATCGCCGATGCCTCGCGCCGCATCGACGTGTGTGCCGGATTCGTCGAGCGCGCGCCCGACGCGCGCCTGCACATCGCCCAGGGGTACTGGCACGGCGGCCGGTTGGTGCACGTTCACCGCAAGGTCTATCTGCCGACCTACGGCATCTTCGACGACGGCCGCTACTTCGGCCCGGGCGAGCGCTTCGACGTGTTCGAGAGCGCCGCAGGTCCGACCGGTCTCGCGATCTGTGAGGACCTCTGGCATGTTTCCGTGCCTTACATGTACGCGGCGACAGGCGCGACCGTCGTCCTATCGCCGGCGTCGAGCCCTGGACGCGGTGTCGCCGAAGGCGGGGATCTCGGCACCGCGGAGTCGTGCCGGCTGATGGATCGTTTCTACGCGCAGTACCTGACGCTCTACGTGCTCTTCGCGAACCGTGTCGGGCATGAGGACGGCGTCGCGTTCTGGGGTGGCTCCGAGGTCGTCGCGCCAGATGGCACCGTGGTCGCACGCGCGCCGGAGTTCGAGGAGCACCTTCTCGTTGCCGAGATCGACACGGATCTCGT of Candidatus Limnocylindria bacterium contains these proteins:
- a CDS encoding Lrp/AsnC ligand binding domain-containing protein; this translates as MITAVVLITAERGALPKIGEELAAVEGVSEVYSVTGEIDFVVMVRAREHEELADIVTRRIAQVPGVARTHTHVAFRAYSKLDLETVFGLGSPR
- a CDS encoding helix-turn-helix transcriptional regulator — translated: MKGEILRGHLDMLLLAAVARGPAHGYALIDLVNADSGGVFDLQQGTVYPILHRLEQENLIKGRWVAHAGRQRREYEITSDGRDRLDAARADWKRFSRGVRGVIGEAT
- a CDS encoding ATP-binding cassette domain-containing protein, producing the protein MTTQVLRDYLAKLESELPFGRKEKREILLEAEDHLIEDAQRDEATGMNIDEAERRATRRFGDPQTLARRFAEERAPAIELRNVTKRFLTPAGTAYTALRDLSLSVQVGEFCAVVGPTGCGKSTMLALISGLEPASEGEVLVDAEPVTGVSKAVGYVFQVDAVFPWKNVLDNVATGPRLRGVERGEAERLARDWISRVGLSGFERYYPHQLSGGMRKRAALAQTLINEPRILLMDEPFSALDVQTRTLMENELLQLWSATRASVVFVTHDLEEAIALADRVVVITAGPGTVKGVYHVDLPRPRNVSEIRFHPEFARIYQEIWNDLRDEVLVSYERSKRIVS
- a CDS encoding ABC transporter permease: MSALSASSRSGVVGPEPTSGDRARARARTNRRVLVNALRIAVAVLVLGLWELGTSQGEAGLIDPFFYGRPSGIASQLWSWIQNGTAQGPLWLQVATTLEEAALGFLVGVGLGIVFGVALGRIRLLADVFAPYIKALNAMPRVVLGSIFIITIGYGIWSKVALAVVLVFFVVFFNAFQGVREVDRVLLANARILGASERQLSTHVIFPSALSWILASLHTSFGFALVGAVVGEYLGAIHGIGLVIATAQATFNPNGVFAAMFILAIVALTAEFAMTWLENRLIKWRPNTMTDMQHI
- a CDS encoding ABC transporter substrate-binding protein, yielding MRRTFATIGLIATVVVAACGGAATPSANPSTNPTASAAGTAEPFALTIMVGGLNKQIYLPNKLTEALGYFKEQNLTVTLIDEPSGKDSTTALIASEVEGASGSYDHTIDVQGLGKSLVEVVQLLRAPGEAEMVATAKAGEIKSAADFKGRKLGVTSIGSGTHGLTQYLAVKNGIAVDQFTPIAVGAGDTFIAAIKQGTIEAGMTTEPTISRLLKTGDAKVLIDLRTPEGTRAALGGDYPFISIYMRSDWVASHKPQVQRVVNAYVKTLKWIATHTPQEIADKLPADYYAGDKDLYLAALTGSMPMFSPDGKMPAGAPDFVLKVLQTYNKNVQGKTIDVSKTFTNEFADAAK
- a CDS encoding sugar phosphate nucleotidyltransferase: MQAVVMAGGEGSRLRPLTINRPKPMVSIVNKPCLGHIFDLLQRHGIHDAFVTLQYLASQIQDSFGDGGAVGMRLRYSVEESPLGTGGSVRQIGEALDDTFIVISGDALTDIDLTKVIAFHRERKAAVTLTLYHVANPLEYGVVITGEDGRISKFLEKPSWGEVFSDTINTGIYVIEPRVLERYKPGEAFDFSKDLFPALLAEGEPLYGYIASGYWTDIGSIPEYARANADLLQGRLTASPLGREVQPGVFTNGEVVIDESARITGPVYLGNGVKIGPQAEIVGPTVLRDYVTVDVGALIDRSIVWRNSYIGERAELHGTIVGRQCALKSRVTLEEGSVVGDHCIVNENARVRSQVKIWPDKQIESGAVVGSSLIWGSQGRRALFGRFGVTGLVNIDLTAEFCARLGAAYASTLPQGTTVTMNRDQHRSSRMLKRALMAGIVSTGVHVADLLQAPLPIGRHHTRRLGASGGVHVRVSPFDARVCDVKFFDRQALDMDKAQERKVETVFFREDIRRVGYADVGRISESTRVGEAYSEAFLAEIVHRKEIAERNFKIVVNYSHGTAAQFLPPLLSTLGIELIAINGVVSEDVGSRSFDEFQNERRELAAIVAALNASAGVIIDAGGEKVFFVDDKGRNLNDMHFLAAFAALTARVTPGVVAVPVYAPSAIESAVAEFGGKVQRVRASAEAQMNLAAREHPLVVGDGVGGFIFPRFHPSYDGLFATVRLLELLAVTGKTLAEVMDETPPANVARLQVPCEWERKGRVMRVLAQDPRTEHTRQIDGVKHQNDGEWVLVLPDGDRPLFNVYAEAKDEARAWSLAQEYADRLEQLRTEV
- a CDS encoding nitrilase-related carbon-nitrogen hydrolase; protein product: MSVRVAIAQCAPALGAFKRNIAMHEEWIGRAQSARAQLVVFPELSLTGYYLKDLAGDIACAADDERLKPIADASRRIDVCAGFVERAPDARLHIAQGYWHGGRLVHVHRKVYLPTYGIFDDGRYFGPGERFDVFESAAGPTGLAICEDLWHVSVPYMYAATGATVVLSPASSPGRGVAEGGDLGTAESCRLMDRFYAQYLTLYVLFANRVGHEDGVAFWGGSEVVAPDGTVVARAPEFEEHLLVAEIDTDLVARERDRNPLIRDERPDLVQSHLARRTGLVRRPDVAVERS